In the genome of Desulfofarcimen acetoxidans DSM 771, one region contains:
- a CDS encoding MTH865 family protein: MSVREIIKSQIIGALEKANFPIATPEALLSSFPNGAATTCKAGDLEVTAGEAGKLLTANDFPFTSAEVVAETIVSRAGL, encoded by the coding sequence ATGTCAGTACGTGAAATTATAAAAAGTCAAATTATTGGTGCATTAGAAAAGGCTAATTTTCCTATTGCTACTCCTGAAGCGCTGTTGTCCTCATTTCCAAATGGGGCAGCTACCACTTGCAAGGCGGGTGATTTAGAAGTTACTGCAGGTGAAGCCGGCAAACTATTGACAGCAAATGATTTTCCTTTTACCAGTGCGGAAGTGGTAGCGGAAACAATCGTGAGCAGAGCGGGTTTATAA
- a CDS encoding DUF1638 domain-containing protein, whose product MCKKILACGIIKQELDYLLKDKEVEINYIDPALHVDLNRLKDELSRSMDQMNGDTFVVLGAQCHPEIENMVAERGGQIIKAKNCIDMLFGNKMAETDAEARTFYLTSGWLENWRKIFVEGLKWDEIDARQNFGFYDRILLLDTGISPINDEAILEFFEYTQVPIEIITIELDNLAKLLE is encoded by the coding sequence ATGTGTAAAAAAATATTAGCTTGTGGTATAATTAAACAGGAGTTAGATTATTTGCTTAAAGATAAAGAAGTTGAAATAAACTATATCGATCCGGCATTGCACGTAGATCTTAACAGACTAAAAGATGAATTATCCCGATCAATGGATCAAATGAATGGAGATACTTTTGTAGTGCTTGGTGCACAATGCCATCCGGAAATAGAGAATATGGTTGCTGAACGGGGAGGGCAAATAATTAAAGCAAAGAATTGTATTGACATGTTGTTTGGGAATAAAATGGCTGAAACAGACGCCGAGGCACGGACTTTCTATTTAACCAGCGGCTGGCTGGAAAACTGGCGCAAGATATTTGTTGAAGGTTTAAAATGGGATGAAATTGATGCCAGGCAAAACTTTGGTTTTTATGATCGGATATTACTGCTTGACACAGGAATAAGTCCTATCAACGATGAAGCAATTCTTGAGTTTTTCGAATACACTCAGGTACCTATAGAAATAATTACAATTGAGTTAGATAATTTGGCAAAACTGTTGGAGTGA
- a CDS encoding Crp/Fnr family transcriptional regulator has protein sequence MKKISCMKDLSIFSTLDVVERERVGALAGRKLYNKNEFIFREGEATCTIYLIKYGRVRLFKISEGGKEITLDILKEDDIFGENTFLDDSKHTMNAQAIEDTFICSCNKEHFILLLQNPRTSLKIIQLLGKKLNDYTDQVANIAFRDVKGRISATLLRLADEYGKPSPEGVIINIELTHQDLANLVNASRVMVTNVLINLRQEGAILTKGQRISLLNKDLLVDAANAC, from the coding sequence ATGAAGAAAATTAGCTGTATGAAAGATTTATCAATTTTCTCAACCCTTGATGTTGTTGAAAGAGAAAGAGTAGGAGCACTGGCCGGTAGAAAGCTTTATAACAAAAATGAATTTATCTTCCGGGAAGGTGAAGCAACCTGTACCATTTATCTTATTAAGTACGGACGAGTCAGGTTATTTAAGATTTCAGAGGGTGGAAAAGAAATAACTCTTGATATTCTGAAGGAAGATGATATTTTCGGTGAAAATACATTTTTGGATGATTCTAAGCATACAATGAATGCTCAAGCCATAGAGGATACCTTTATTTGTTCTTGCAATAAAGAGCATTTTATACTGCTCTTGCAAAATCCTAGAACCTCTTTGAAAATAATTCAATTATTAGGTAAAAAGTTAAACGATTACACTGATCAGGTAGCTAATATTGCCTTTCGTGATGTTAAGGGCAGAATCTCCGCAACCCTGCTGAGGCTAGCAGATGAATACGGTAAGCCTTCTCCGGAAGGAGTTATTATAAATATTGAACTTACACATCAGGATTTGGCTAATCTTGTAAATGCGTCGCGAGTGATGGTGACCAATGTATTAATTAATCTAAGGCAAGAAGGGGCAATTTTAACTAAGGGACAAAGAATAAGTTTATTGAATAAGGATCTGCTTGTTGATGCCGCTAATGCCTGCTGA
- a CDS encoding ATP-binding protein, giving the protein MRWLRDYLTNAFLYYIEKRMFCSSIDNYINLKLKKIFMFLMDEKEIRQLIINLVRNGLEAMTSGKFLTISTYIDNDEVVLTVQDRGNGIPAEILDKIGTPFFTTKDNGTGLGLATCYSIANRHNASIKIDTGTEGTTFHVRFRKVV; this is encoded by the coding sequence ATGCGTTGGTTGAGAGATTATCTCACCAACGCATTTCTTTATTATATTGAAAAAAGGATGTTTTGCTCATCTATAGATAATTATATAAATTTGAAATTGAAGAAAATTTTTATGTTTTTAATGGACGAAAAAGAGATTCGTCAACTTATTATTAATCTTGTTCGTAATGGTCTTGAGGCGATGACTTCGGGGAAATTCTTAACTATAAGTACATATATTGATAATGATGAAGTAGTATTAACGGTACAAGATCGTGGCAATGGAATTCCTGCTGAAATACTTGATAAAATAGGTACGCCGTTTTTTACTACCAAGGATAATGGGACAGGTTTAGGTTTAGCTACTTGTTATAGTATTGCAAATAGGCATAACGCCAGTATAAAAATTGACACGGGCACAGAGGGTACTACTTTTCATGTTAGGTTTAGGAAGGTTGTGTAA
- a CDS encoding GIY-YIG nuclease family protein encodes MDKKRRKELLEEFKQLKTYMGVIQITNNANGKIYVAAYPNLKNKWLTIQSQLFMGRHVNSEMQKDWNDLGPEAFIYEVLEEKVTDKVIDMRWELKQMEKTWLEKLQPYGDKGYNKPPSK; translated from the coding sequence ATGGACAAGAAAAGACGCAAGGAACTTCTGGAGGAATTCAAGCAGCTTAAGACTTACATGGGTGTAATCCAAATAACAAACAATGCCAACGGCAAAATTTACGTAGCAGCCTATCCCAACCTAAAAAACAAATGGCTGACCATACAAAGCCAACTGTTTATGGGCAGGCATGTAAATTCTGAGATGCAAAAGGATTGGAATGATCTTGGGCCGGAAGCCTTCATCTACGAGGTACTGGAGGAAAAGGTCACCGACAAAGTTATCGACATGCGCTGGGAGCTCAAGCAAATGGAAAAGACGTGGCTGGAGAAGCTGCAGCCCTACGGAGACAAAGGATATAATAAGCCGCCAAGTAAATAA
- a CDS encoding EF-hand domain-containing protein has translation MMISSISSAGSAYYYQKLDTSKLSNKTDANQDSNISKSEIEAISNYANKTTDDGIFSEIDTDEDGSVTQEEYDDFIKKLQENTDKMLTQIRETDSSKQSSEVSKLFSKIDSNQDNSANQGKPPSFSAKMQQDATNQVSGINSSGQTTSTSSDTDTSSKVFSEMDTNQDGTVSQEEMEAYFEKKNQEMEENIGQNTGFPHGKDATGQGSNTVSGVNGSSSGDSGTDSTFKAFPEMNANQDSSISQEETLGSNSGNNSKSYQYSHGVQEYLKSYNLMTPDLSQLMYKA, from the coding sequence ATGATGATAAGCAGCATTAGCAGTGCAGGGAGCGCCTATTATTACCAAAAACTAGATACCAGTAAGCTGTCTAACAAAACTGATGCAAATCAAGACAGCAATATTAGCAAATCTGAAATTGAGGCAATATCGAACTATGCTAACAAGACTACTGATGACGGTATTTTTTCAGAAATTGATACTGATGAGGACGGTTCTGTCACACAGGAAGAGTACGACGATTTTATCAAAAAGCTACAGGAAAACACTGATAAAATGCTGACTCAAATACGAGAAACGGATAGCAGCAAACAGAGCTCTGAAGTTAGTAAATTATTTAGCAAGATTGATTCAAACCAAGACAATTCTGCAAACCAAGGTAAACCGCCCTCCTTTTCTGCAAAAATGCAGCAGGATGCAACGAATCAAGTGTCTGGAATAAATAGTTCAGGACAAACTACAAGCACATCAAGCGATACAGATACAAGCAGCAAAGTCTTTTCAGAAATGGATACCAATCAGGATGGAACTGTCAGTCAGGAAGAAATGGAAGCCTATTTTGAAAAGAAAAATCAAGAAATGGAAGAAAATATCGGACAGAATACTGGTTTTCCCCATGGAAAGGATGCAACAGGGCAAGGCTCTAATACAGTTTCTGGAGTAAATGGTTCATCATCCGGTGATTCAGGTACAGATTCAACTTTTAAAGCTTTTCCTGAAATGAATGCTAATCAAGATAGCTCTATCAGTCAGGAAGAAACGCTTGGTTCGAATAGCGGTAATAACAGCAAATCTTATCAGTATTCTCATGGAGTTCAAGAATATCTAAAAAGCTATAACCTAATGACACCGGACTTAAGTCAGTTAATGTATAAAGCGTAA
- a CDS encoding GGDEF domain-containing protein, whose amino-acid sequence MISVKNTYRVFKEILMSNTGNILLRQSAKQKLLTEKFACHISRGKIIGVMYLDIVRFHEVQQIHGSIMVDRVLNLLEESLKKIITKFLPDDSVLAVENLWADDFVILFTLSDKTSTEELSNLAVALRLSLRDNLSFQFIKLLGSELELHIGYAIIEPAADIKHDIKLYNALREAQKVAKGTLSLGTINLAKKFKELLSNHELRSVYQPIVSLSSGEILGWEALTRGPENSYFSNPDVIFSFAEEIELLCTTEMVCRETAINNFGKLGPEQKLFLNVNPRTMTDPNFVKGETLKKLEEYGLTPQNIVFEITEQHSIKNYYLFKKTVEHYRNQGYQVAADDVGAGFSGLQSIAEIRPDFIKVDMSLIRDIHINPVKEAVVESLITLAEKINSQVIAEGIESQNELNTLLSLGVHFGQGFYLARPAFPKQTVNKTLISYIKRQKNKDLNGNWRQPLSIGDIAVPAVIIHEDTSVAEVKEKLDMLSQPIGGVVVVRKERPIGLVMRHKLYRVLSSQYGVPLYWQRPISVIMDCSPLQVENHITIEQAAEIAMNREQDKIYDDIVVVEKGKLTGVVTIQKMLDSITKIQVELAKGANPLTSLPGNVAIELELSRRAGNGQNCIVIYADLDRFKSYNDTYGFERGDQMIKLTARIVSHATKKYGSRNDFVGHIGGDDLIIITLPEYAEHICRSIVLLFERLKKRCFSPNDREQSEFYGQDRDGFQKWLPLVSVSLAIVKCQDKKSYLTLAERAAQLKKYAKSLPGSVYVQDRCTDYKIQ is encoded by the coding sequence ATGATTAGTGTTAAAAACACCTACAGGGTCTTTAAGGAAATACTCATGTCTAACACAGGTAACATTTTGCTGCGCCAGTCTGCTAAACAAAAACTTCTCACTGAAAAGTTTGCCTGTCATATATCCAGAGGCAAAATTATAGGAGTAATGTATCTGGACATCGTACGTTTTCATGAAGTTCAGCAAATACACGGCTCCATTATGGTTGATCGAGTCCTAAATCTCTTAGAGGAATCGCTGAAAAAAATAATAACCAAGTTCTTACCGGATGATTCTGTTCTGGCAGTGGAAAACTTATGGGCGGACGATTTTGTTATCTTATTCACTCTTTCCGATAAGACTTCCACGGAGGAATTATCAAACCTGGCGGTGGCTTTACGCTTATCACTCAGGGATAACTTAAGCTTTCAATTTATAAAGTTGCTTGGCAGTGAACTGGAACTGCATATAGGCTACGCCATTATTGAACCTGCTGCTGACATTAAACACGATATAAAATTATATAATGCTCTACGCGAAGCGCAGAAGGTAGCCAAGGGAACTCTAAGCCTGGGCACTATAAACCTGGCTAAAAAATTTAAGGAGCTTTTATCTAACCATGAACTGAGGTCGGTATACCAACCCATTGTTTCTCTCTCTTCGGGGGAAATTTTAGGTTGGGAAGCCCTTACACGAGGACCGGAAAACTCTTATTTCAGCAATCCGGATGTAATATTCAGCTTTGCGGAGGAGATAGAACTGCTGTGCACCACGGAAATGGTCTGCCGGGAAACGGCTATCAACAATTTTGGTAAACTGGGACCTGAACAAAAGCTTTTTTTAAACGTAAACCCGCGTACTATGACTGATCCCAACTTTGTCAAAGGTGAAACTCTAAAAAAGCTCGAAGAATACGGTCTGACTCCACAAAATATTGTTTTTGAGATAACCGAACAACATAGCATTAAAAATTATTATTTGTTCAAAAAGACTGTTGAACACTACCGCAATCAGGGCTACCAGGTAGCTGCAGATGATGTGGGCGCAGGCTTTTCCGGATTACAATCTATCGCCGAAATCCGCCCGGACTTTATTAAAGTAGATATGTCCCTGATTAGAGACATACATATTAATCCAGTTAAAGAAGCAGTGGTAGAATCTCTTATTACCCTGGCTGAAAAAATAAACAGCCAGGTTATTGCAGAAGGAATTGAATCACAAAATGAATTAAACACCTTACTTTCACTGGGCGTTCACTTTGGACAAGGTTTTTATCTGGCACGCCCGGCTTTTCCAAAACAAACTGTAAACAAAACATTGATTTCATACATCAAGCGTCAAAAAAACAAGGATTTAAATGGAAATTGGAGGCAGCCTTTATCTATTGGGGACATAGCTGTACCGGCTGTTATAATACATGAGGATACTTCGGTGGCTGAAGTCAAGGAAAAATTAGACATGCTTTCACAACCCATTGGCGGTGTGGTTGTAGTAAGAAAAGAGCGTCCCATTGGTTTAGTGATGCGTCACAAACTTTACCGCGTTCTCAGTTCACAGTATGGTGTGCCCTTGTACTGGCAGCGTCCGATAAGTGTAATAATGGATTGTTCACCTTTACAGGTGGAAAACCATATAACAATTGAGCAAGCCGCTGAAATTGCTATGAATCGTGAACAAGATAAAATTTATGATGATATTGTGGTTGTTGAAAAGGGCAAGCTTACAGGCGTTGTCACCATACAAAAAATGCTGGATTCTATAACCAAAATACAAGTAGAACTGGCTAAGGGAGCTAATCCACTAACCAGTTTACCAGGTAATGTGGCTATCGAACTAGAATTATCCAGAAGAGCCGGAAATGGCCAAAATTGTATTGTCATTTATGCCGATTTGGACAGATTTAAATCTTACAATGATACTTATGGTTTTGAACGAGGCGATCAGATGATCAAGCTAACAGCCAGGATAGTTTCCCATGCCACTAAAAAATACGGTTCAAGAAATGATTTTGTGGGACATATCGGCGGCGACGACTTGATAATAATTACACTGCCAGAATATGCTGAACACATTTGCCGCTCTATCGTGTTGCTTTTTGAAAGGCTGAAAAAGAGGTGCTTTTCCCCCAATGATAGAGAACAAAGTGAATTCTACGGACAGGACCGGGATGGTTTTCAAAAATGGTTGCCCCTGGTATCCGTTTCCCTGGCCATCGTGAAATGCCAGGATAAAAAAAGTTACCTGACCCTGGCGGAAAGAGCCGCACAACTTAAAAAATATGCTAAATCCTTGCCCGGCAGCGTCTATGTGCAAGATCGGTGTACAGATTATAAAATACAATAA
- a CDS encoding phosphatase produces the protein MLLEADLHTHTIASGHAFSTVKEIIDYTIVRGLKMIAITDHGPNFPGGPHEYYFSKLLELPGNFKGVDILKGVEANIVDINGKLDLPIEMLQSLDIVLAGLHAGTGYQENSVEHNTRALIAAIQNPYVHIISHPENPEFPVDLERVVYAAKMAGKAIEINNSSFSLNRPANASRCHQLTRLTAKTGTLVSINSDAHNCFMVGKFDSALEAAVKAGIKPEQVLNTSANFVRDYMVSVKIKQKKIS, from the coding sequence ATGCTTCTGGAAGCTGATTTGCACACCCACACTATTGCCAGCGGGCATGCTTTTAGTACAGTTAAGGAAATAATTGATTATACCATTGTCAGAGGACTAAAAATGATTGCCATAACGGATCATGGTCCCAATTTTCCGGGTGGACCACATGAATACTATTTCAGCAAACTGTTAGAGCTGCCGGGTAATTTTAAAGGAGTCGATATTTTAAAAGGCGTTGAAGCTAATATTGTTGATATTAACGGCAAATTAGACCTGCCAATTGAAATGCTGCAAAGTCTGGATATTGTGCTGGCGGGTCTACATGCCGGCACAGGTTATCAGGAAAATTCGGTAGAACACAATACTCGGGCCTTAATTGCCGCGATTCAAAATCCCTATGTTCACATTATCAGTCACCCGGAAAATCCTGAGTTTCCCGTAGATTTAGAAAGAGTTGTTTACGCAGCAAAGATGGCCGGTAAGGCAATAGAAATAAATAATAGTTCCTTTTCTCTGAACCGCCCCGCCAACGCTTCTCGCTGCCATCAACTGACTCGTCTCACAGCCAAAACAGGCACCCTCGTATCAATAAACAGTGATGCTCATAATTGTTTTATGGTGGGAAAATTCGACTCCGCCCTGGAAGCAGCAGTCAAAGCCGGCATAAAGCCGGAACAGGTTTTAAATACCTCAGCAAATTTTGTACGTGATTATATGGTATCTGTAAAAATAAAACAGAAAAAAATATCATAG
- a CDS encoding phosphate ABC transporter substrate-binding protein produces the protein MQSKGKWMLAIAAVLVMLLALAGCGGQQKQEGEQASNQQAEEVSGNITAVGSTALQPLVEQAASQYMAKNSKTQIVVQGGGSGTGLTQVASGAADIGNSDIFAEQKDGIDASQLVDNKVCVVGMTTVVNPGVTVNNLTKQQLVDIFTGKVTDWKDVGGSEQKIVVIHRPKGSGTRATFDSFALGGTDETAPGMEQDSSGTVRKMVGETPGAISYLAISYVDNSIKALKLDSVEPSVENIATGKYPVWAYEHMYTKGAPTGVKKAFLDYMLTDEVQGQLVEKLGYIPITDMKVERDAKGNMTQK, from the coding sequence TTGCAGAGTAAAGGAAAATGGATGCTGGCGATTGCTGCAGTGCTGGTGATGTTACTGGCTCTGGCGGGCTGTGGCGGCCAACAAAAGCAGGAAGGAGAACAGGCTTCCAATCAACAGGCAGAAGAAGTGTCCGGAAATATTACAGCAGTTGGTTCTACCGCCCTTCAGCCACTGGTTGAGCAGGCTGCCAGCCAGTATATGGCTAAAAATTCTAAGACACAAATTGTTGTGCAAGGTGGTGGAAGCGGTACAGGTTTAACCCAGGTAGCTTCCGGAGCAGCGGATATTGGCAACTCCGATATATTTGCTGAACAAAAGGATGGTATTGATGCCTCGCAGCTGGTGGATAATAAGGTGTGCGTGGTAGGTATGACTACCGTAGTAAACCCAGGTGTAACTGTAAATAATCTGACAAAACAGCAGTTAGTAGATATATTCACAGGGAAAGTAACTGATTGGAAAGATGTGGGCGGTTCCGAGCAGAAGATTGTAGTGATTCATCGCCCCAAAGGATCCGGTACCCGTGCTACTTTTGACTCTTTTGCTCTTGGTGGAACAGATGAAACTGCACCGGGTATGGAGCAGGATTCCAGCGGTACAGTGCGCAAAATGGTTGGAGAAACTCCAGGCGCTATTTCTTATCTGGCCATTTCTTACGTGGACAATAGCATTAAAGCATTAAAGCTTGATAGTGTTGAACCAAGTGTAGAAAATATTGCTACCGGTAAATATCCGGTATGGGCGTATGAGCATATGTACACCAAGGGTGCCCCCACCGGTGTTAAAAAGGCCTTCTTGGATTATATGTTAACTGATGAGGTGCAGGGCCAGTTAGTGGAAAAATTGGGTTATATCCCGATTACTGATATGAAAGTGGAGCGGGATGCCAAAGGCAATATGACCCAGAAATAG
- the pstC gene encoding phosphate ABC transporter permease subunit PstC: MSKNFPLAIENKEYSSSGPGSLGLTAKGIHIHKRYIEYFGRTVSFLAAALVIALTLAIIFFIGQKGLATFTVSGVNAWNFLFQTQWMPDRPMEQGGPLVGSLSFIIGSLLVSLMAVAVSGPLSVIVAVFMVEIAPGWGQRVLQPAIEILAGIPSVVYGYVGLSLLVPFIRNYMGGEGFSLLAGFIVLSIMILPTIISVSSDSLRALPSQWKEASLALGATRWQTISMVLVPAARSGIITGVVLGLARAFGEALAVQMVIGNTRQIPYSILDPLMTLTSAITMDMGNTIMGSLWNNALWSMGLLLLMMSFMFILIIKLVVRRGGMIR, encoded by the coding sequence ATGTCCAAAAATTTTCCCCTGGCCATTGAAAATAAAGAGTATTCCAGTTCAGGGCCAGGTTCACTAGGTCTTACGGCAAAAGGTATACATATTCATAAAAGATATATTGAATACTTTGGACGAACAGTATCTTTTTTGGCCGCGGCACTGGTGATTGCATTAACTTTAGCTATTATTTTTTTTATTGGTCAAAAGGGCTTGGCTACCTTTACAGTAAGCGGTGTTAATGCGTGGAATTTCCTTTTTCAAACACAATGGATGCCGGATCGGCCGATGGAGCAAGGAGGACCGCTGGTGGGTTCTTTGTCCTTTATTATAGGTTCTCTGTTGGTTTCTCTGATGGCAGTGGCTGTCAGTGGTCCTTTAAGCGTTATCGTAGCGGTGTTTATGGTGGAAATTGCCCCAGGCTGGGGGCAGAGGGTATTGCAGCCGGCTATTGAAATTTTAGCCGGAATTCCTTCTGTTGTTTATGGATACGTGGGCTTAAGTCTCTTGGTGCCTTTCATACGTAATTATATGGGGGGAGAAGGTTTTAGCCTTTTGGCCGGTTTTATAGTGCTTTCAATTATGATCTTACCCACCATAATCAGTGTCTCTTCCGACAGTTTGCGTGCTTTGCCATCTCAATGGAAAGAGGCATCCTTAGCTTTAGGCGCCACCAGATGGCAGACAATTAGTATGGTTTTGGTGCCTGCCGCACGTTCAGGCATCATTACCGGTGTTGTTCTGGGTCTGGCCAGAGCCTTTGGTGAAGCACTGGCTGTTCAGATGGTGATCGGTAATACAAGGCAGATCCCGTATTCCATTCTGGACCCGCTAATGACTTTGACAAGCGCCATCACTATGGATATGGGCAATACTATTATGGGTTCTTTATGGAATAACGCCCTCTGGTCAATGGGATTGCTCTTACTGATGATGTCATTTATGTTTATCCTAATCATTAAGTTGGTAGTGAGAAGAGGGGGAATGATCCGTTGA
- the pstA gene encoding phosphate ABC transporter permease PstA — protein sequence MNARSADRAATLMFWLGAAAVLAILALLLGYILWHGFRAISWDFLTAPPQTIMAGGGVGPQIFNSFYLLFLTMLITIPIGLLAGIYLAEYAGAGRLTEYIRLSMETLTSLPSIVVGLFGLLIFVNLTGWGYTLMSGALALAAINLPFIVRVSEETIRTVPVELREASLALGATRWETMWRVILPSAFPGIVTGTIIAAGRVFGEAAALLYTAGMSSPVLNFTDWNPLSPFSPINPFRPAETLAVHIWKVNSESLIPDVRQVADGSAAVLILVVLFFNILARWLGRYIHHRLTAT from the coding sequence TTGAATGCTCGTTCAGCCGATCGTGCCGCTACCCTTATGTTTTGGTTAGGTGCGGCTGCAGTTCTGGCAATTTTGGCACTGCTTCTTGGATATATTCTCTGGCACGGTTTTCGAGCCATTAGCTGGGACTTCCTCACTGCGCCGCCCCAAACAATTATGGCCGGTGGTGGTGTAGGCCCACAGATCTTTAATTCCTTTTATTTGCTTTTTCTTACCATGCTGATTACTATTCCTATTGGACTTTTAGCCGGCATCTATTTAGCCGAATATGCCGGGGCGGGACGCCTTACCGAGTATATTCGCCTCTCTATGGAAACCCTTACTTCCCTTCCGTCTATTGTGGTAGGGCTATTTGGATTATTGATATTTGTTAATCTAACAGGTTGGGGGTATACCTTAATGTCAGGCGCCCTGGCTCTGGCTGCAATAAATCTTCCCTTTATTGTAAGAGTTTCTGAAGAAACCATAAGAACTGTACCTGTTGAGTTGCGGGAAGCCAGTCTGGCGCTGGGGGCTACACGCTGGGAAACTATGTGGAGAGTAATATTGCCGTCTGCTTTTCCTGGCATAGTAACAGGCACCATCATCGCAGCCGGCCGTGTTTTTGGTGAGGCGGCGGCCCTTTTGTATACTGCCGGGATGAGCAGTCCTGTTTTAAATTTCACTGATTGGAACCCGTTAAGCCCTTTTTCTCCTATTAATCCTTTTCGGCCAGCTGAGACTCTGGCTGTGCATATTTGGAAGGTTAACTCAGAATCCCTTATTCCCGATGTGCGTCAGGTAGCTGACGGTTCTGCTGCCGTGCTTATTCTGGTAGTGCTTTTCTTCAATATTCTGGCCCGCTGGCTGGGTAGGTATATTCACCACCGGTTGACTGCAACTTAG